In one window of Caballeronia sp. TF1N1 DNA:
- a CDS encoding transposase encodes MARLARLYVPDQPQHVILRGLDQQPAFVDDQDYELFIDCLRTASRDHHLSIHAYALMPQAVHLLVTPRDESSLPKAMQAVGRRYVAHFNRRYTRRGTLWEGRYRATVIEGERYFLLATRVVETAPVRAGLVAAPQDYKWSSFRHHIGLTLDGLITDHPLFWSLGNTPFERQHAYKELCDQPLDEREANRLLQATLKGWVLGSDAYRDWASRAANRRVSPLPRGRPRKVRETPQSQ; translated from the coding sequence ATGGCACGGCTTGCACGACTTTATGTTCCCGATCAGCCGCAGCATGTCATCCTGCGCGGTCTCGACCAGCAACCTGCCTTCGTCGACGACCAGGACTACGAGCTTTTCATCGACTGCTTGAGAACTGCATCACGTGATCATCATCTTTCCATTCATGCATATGCGTTGATGCCGCAGGCGGTGCATCTGCTTGTCACGCCGCGCGACGAATCCAGCCTTCCCAAGGCGATGCAGGCAGTCGGGCGTCGTTACGTGGCGCATTTCAATCGCCGTTACACGCGGCGCGGGACGTTGTGGGAAGGGCGATATCGCGCAACGGTCATCGAGGGTGAACGTTATTTCCTGCTTGCCACGCGCGTGGTTGAAACCGCGCCGGTTCGCGCGGGTCTGGTTGCCGCGCCGCAGGACTACAAGTGGTCGAGTTTTCGGCACCATATAGGGCTGACGCTCGACGGACTGATCACGGATCATCCGCTTTTCTGGTCGCTCGGCAACACGCCGTTCGAACGCCAGCATGCCTACAAGGAGTTGTGCGATCAGCCGCTCGACGAGCGTGAGGCCAATCGTCTCCTGCAAGCCACACTGAAAGGCTGGGTGCTCGGCAGCGATGCGTATCGCGATTGGGCATCGCGTGCGGCGAATCGGCGCGTGTCGCCATTGCCGCGCGGACGGCCGCGTAAAGTGCGCGAGACGCCTCAATCTCAATAA